From one Cupriavidus oxalaticus genomic stretch:
- a CDS encoding respiratory chain complex I subunit 1 family protein, with protein sequence MNLTGTLSQLLEIVISITLAPLLTGWVNQWRAWLQNKSAPSVWQPYRMLHKLFNKESVVADNASPLFRATPYVVFGCMALACSIVPTVSTDLPLAPAADAIALVGLFALARVFISLAAMDVGTAFGTLGARREMLIGFLAEPALLMVLFSASLVSKSTSLTTIVETIAHRDLAIYPGLAFAGVAFTMVSLAENARVPVDNPATHLELTMIHEALILEYSGRHLALLEWAASLKLFAYSCIGLALFFPWGIAEAQAPLAMLLALPVLLFKLIVGGILLAALETVSAKMRIFRVPEFLATAFLLAVIGMLVHLLLAH encoded by the coding sequence ATGAACCTGACCGGGACCCTGTCACAGCTACTCGAGATCGTGATCTCGATCACGCTGGCGCCCTTGCTGACCGGCTGGGTCAATCAGTGGCGGGCCTGGCTGCAGAACAAATCGGCGCCCAGCGTCTGGCAGCCATATCGAATGCTGCACAAGCTGTTCAACAAGGAATCGGTGGTCGCGGACAATGCGTCGCCTCTGTTTCGCGCCACGCCTTATGTGGTGTTCGGATGCATGGCGCTGGCCTGCTCGATCGTCCCGACCGTGTCCACCGACTTGCCACTCGCGCCGGCCGCCGACGCGATCGCCCTGGTCGGGCTGTTCGCGCTGGCGCGGGTCTTCATCTCGCTGGCGGCGATGGACGTCGGCACTGCCTTCGGAACCTTGGGTGCGCGGCGAGAGATGCTGATCGGCTTCCTGGCGGAACCGGCGCTGCTGATGGTGCTGTTCTCCGCCTCGCTGGTCTCCAAGTCGACCTCGCTCACCACCATTGTCGAGACGATTGCTCACCGCGACCTGGCCATCTACCCCGGACTGGCGTTTGCCGGCGTTGCGTTCACCATGGTATCGCTGGCGGAGAACGCCCGTGTACCGGTCGACAACCCTGCCACCCACCTCGAGCTGACAATGATCCACGAGGCGCTGATCCTGGAATACTCGGGCCGGCATCTGGCGCTCCTCGAGTGGGCGGCAAGCCTGAAGCTGTTTGCCTATTCCTGCATCGGCCTGGCGTTGTTCTTTCCGTGGGGAATCGCTGAAGCGCAAGCCCCCTTGGCCATGCTGCTGGCGCTGCCCGTGCTGCTGTTCAAGCTCATCGTGGGTGGAATCCTGCTCGCGGCGCTGGAGACGGTGAGCGCCAAGATGCGCATCTTCCGCGTGCCGGAGTTCCTGGCCACTGCCTTTCTGCTGGCGGTGATCGGCATGCTGGTCCACTTGCTGTTGGCTCACTGA
- a CDS encoding NADH-quinone oxidoreductase subunit C, with protein MTLSDLSLELARLPAPLPVWHGQVGQDDWSATARAVADAGGRLVGLWGADRSAIGGTLAACVAYAMPRGLIWLELRLDGVAPTVPDLSSAFPCAGRMQRAMTDLAGIAVHGSHDARPWLDHGLWSPGPRPLQNGAQLSAATAGKLPADYPFVRVEGDGVHEIAVGPVHAGIIEPGHFRFSVVGEKVLRLEEHLGYTHKGIERRFTELPPLEGYRLAGRVSGDSTVAYAWGYCMALESAWDCAPPPRANWLRALMLERERVANHLGDLGALGNDAGLAFGLAQFSRLREDWQRLSGEAFGHRLMMDAVVPGGVAQDLTTAMLERLRQQCNRIEREVRVLRAVYDEHAGLQDRFLGAGRVTPQLAAQLGLTGLAGRASGRAADLRCDHAWPPYDSLAVKMAGHRGGDVAARVAVRFDEVLESLRLIRAICAGLPDGATRLALQAPAGAAIGAGWVEGWRGEVLVALELADDGRILRCHCHDPSWQNWPVLEHAIIGNIVPDFPLINKSFNLSYAGHDL; from the coding sequence ATGACACTGTCAGATCTCAGCCTTGAGCTGGCGCGGCTGCCTGCGCCGCTGCCGGTCTGGCACGGCCAGGTCGGGCAAGACGACTGGTCTGCCACGGCCCGCGCGGTGGCGGATGCGGGTGGGCGCCTTGTTGGACTGTGGGGCGCCGACCGCAGCGCCATCGGCGGTACGTTGGCCGCATGCGTGGCGTATGCCATGCCGCGAGGACTGATATGGCTCGAATTGCGGCTTGATGGTGTCGCGCCCACCGTGCCGGATCTGAGCAGTGCATTCCCGTGCGCAGGCCGAATGCAGCGTGCCATGACCGACCTGGCGGGTATCGCCGTGCACGGCAGCCACGACGCCCGGCCCTGGCTGGACCACGGCCTGTGGTCGCCAGGGCCGCGACCGCTGCAAAACGGCGCGCAGCTGAGTGCGGCCACGGCCGGCAAACTGCCGGCCGACTATCCTTTCGTGCGTGTAGAGGGCGACGGGGTGCACGAGATCGCGGTCGGCCCGGTGCATGCCGGCATCATCGAACCCGGCCACTTCCGCTTTTCCGTGGTCGGAGAAAAGGTCCTGCGGCTGGAAGAACACCTGGGCTACACGCACAAGGGCATCGAGCGGCGGTTCACCGAACTGCCGCCGCTGGAGGGCTACCGTCTGGCCGGCCGGGTCTCGGGCGACTCCACCGTGGCCTACGCCTGGGGCTATTGCATGGCGCTCGAGTCTGCCTGGGACTGTGCGCCCCCGCCGCGCGCAAACTGGCTGCGTGCCCTGATGCTCGAGCGTGAGCGCGTGGCCAATCACCTGGGTGACCTGGGGGCGCTGGGCAACGACGCGGGGCTGGCCTTCGGATTGGCGCAATTCTCGCGCTTGCGCGAAGACTGGCAGCGGCTGTCCGGAGAGGCTTTCGGCCACCGGCTGATGATGGACGCCGTGGTACCGGGCGGCGTAGCGCAGGACTTGACGACAGCCATGCTTGAGCGCTTGCGGCAGCAGTGCAACCGCATTGAGCGGGAAGTGCGCGTGCTGCGCGCAGTGTACGACGAACATGCGGGCCTGCAGGACCGCTTTCTTGGGGCGGGCCGCGTCACGCCACAGCTTGCCGCCCAGCTTGGGCTGACGGGGCTGGCCGGACGTGCCAGCGGCCGAGCGGCGGACCTGCGCTGCGACCATGCCTGGCCGCCCTACGATAGCCTTGCCGTAAAAATGGCCGGACACCGCGGCGGCGATGTCGCCGCCCGTGTCGCGGTGCGATTCGATGAGGTGCTGGAGTCGCTGCGACTGATCCGTGCCATCTGTGCAGGCTTGCCGGATGGGGCCACGCGACTTGCGCTACAAGCGCCCGCCGGCGCCGCCATTGGGGCGGGATGGGTGGAGGGCTGGCGCGGCGAAGTCCTCGTCGCGCTCGAACTTGCCGATGACGGCCGCATCCTCCGCTGTCATTGCCACGACCCGTCGTGGCAGAACTGGCCGGTGCTTGAGCACGCCATCATCGGCAACATCGTGCCGGACTTTCCGCTGATCAACAAATCCTTCAACCTCAGCTATGCGGGGCACGACCTCTGA
- a CDS encoding formate hydrogenlyase, whose translation MTALLTQFVNLLGAVLLILAFAMISQRRILSLIHLFTLQGATLALATAVVGYVTGQPHLYLSAGLTLVLKVLLIPYLLHRVIDRLQIRWDVETLINIPTTMLIGILVVIFAFNLTMPIARLSLKLASGTLGIALACVLLSFLMMITRSKAVPQVIGFLAMENGLFFAATAATYGMPMVVELGIALDVLIGVLILGVFMFQIREQFDSLDIRHLEKLKED comes from the coding sequence ATGACTGCGCTCCTCACCCAGTTCGTCAACCTGCTCGGCGCGGTGCTGCTGATCCTCGCCTTCGCCATGATCTCGCAGCGACGGATCCTGTCGCTGATCCACTTGTTTACGCTGCAGGGTGCGACCCTGGCATTAGCCACCGCCGTCGTTGGCTACGTGACGGGCCAGCCGCACCTTTACCTGTCGGCCGGCCTGACCCTGGTACTCAAGGTGTTGCTCATCCCCTATCTGCTGCACCGCGTTATCGATCGTCTCCAGATCCGCTGGGACGTCGAGACGCTGATCAACATTCCCACCACCATGCTGATCGGCATCCTGGTGGTGATCTTCGCCTTCAATCTCACCATGCCAATCGCGCGGCTGTCGCTGAAGCTAGCCAGCGGCACGCTGGGCATTGCGCTGGCATGCGTGCTGTTGTCCTTCCTGATGATGATCACGCGCTCCAAGGCGGTGCCGCAGGTCATTGGCTTCCTGGCGATGGAGAACGGCCTCTTCTTTGCAGCCACCGCCGCGACATACGGCATGCCGATGGTGGTCGAGCTGGGCATCGCGCTGGATGTACTGATCGGCGTGCTGATCCTGGGCGTGTTCATGTTCCAGATCCGCGAGCAGTTCGACAGCCTGGACATCCGTCACCTTGAAAAGCTGAAGGAGGATTGA
- a CDS encoding hydrogenase 4 subunit F — MPLAGGLVLALTGHRERARDINVAFSLGTFLAACMLTVRIVADGPMLAWGREFYIDPLNVFLVALTAFVGLTTSIFSRPYMRVEHDHGKMTPPRLRLYHSMYQLFTFTMLLALTTNNMGIVWVAMEAATLTTVLLVSVYRTAASLEAAWKYFILCGVGIAQALFGTVLLYMAAEKVIGAEGGALLWTNLDAVKRQLDPNIITLAFAFLFIGYGTKVGLVPLHNWLPDAHAEGPTPVSAVLSGLLLNVALYAVLRCKVLTDAALGNHLTGRLMMGFGLVSVVAAVFFLIRQRDIKRMFAYSSIEHMGMMTFAFGMGGPIASYAGLLHMTVHSLVKSAIFFAVGHAAQKAGTQIMDDIRGLIRVSPTVGWGLMVGALAILGMPPFGVFASEFLIVTTAMREQPWATPFLLIALGLAFAAVFSRVQPMVFGDTTLKPLAHPPALIPVFVHLALGLMLGLYIPPYLDTWYRQAAAMLGS; from the coding sequence ATGCCGCTCGCCGGCGGGCTGGTGCTCGCGCTGACGGGACATCGCGAACGCGCACGCGACATCAATGTCGCCTTCAGCCTGGGCACATTCCTCGCCGCCTGCATGCTTACAGTGCGGATCGTCGCCGATGGCCCCATGCTGGCATGGGGCCGGGAGTTCTACATCGATCCCCTGAACGTCTTTCTCGTTGCGCTGACTGCGTTCGTGGGCCTGACGACCTCGATCTTCTCGCGGCCGTACATGCGGGTGGAGCACGACCACGGCAAGATGACGCCGCCGCGGTTGCGCCTGTACCACAGCATGTACCAGCTCTTCACCTTTACCATGCTGCTGGCGCTGACGACCAACAATATGGGCATCGTATGGGTTGCGATGGAGGCCGCCACGCTGACCACGGTGCTGCTGGTCAGCGTCTACCGCACCGCCGCCAGCCTCGAAGCGGCATGGAAGTACTTCATCCTGTGCGGGGTGGGGATTGCCCAGGCGCTGTTTGGCACGGTGCTGCTCTACATGGCCGCCGAGAAAGTCATCGGCGCGGAGGGGGGCGCGTTGCTGTGGACCAATCTGGACGCGGTCAAGCGCCAGCTCGATCCCAACATCATCACGCTGGCATTCGCCTTCCTGTTTATCGGCTATGGCACCAAGGTCGGCCTGGTCCCGCTGCATAACTGGCTGCCCGATGCCCACGCCGAGGGCCCGACCCCGGTGTCCGCCGTGCTCTCCGGCCTGCTGCTCAATGTGGCGCTCTATGCCGTGCTGCGCTGCAAGGTGCTGACCGATGCGGCACTGGGCAACCATCTCACCGGCCGCCTGATGATGGGGTTCGGCCTGGTATCGGTGGTCGCGGCGGTCTTCTTCCTGATCCGGCAGCGCGACATCAAACGCATGTTTGCATATTCGTCCATCGAGCACATGGGCATGATGACCTTCGCCTTCGGCATGGGCGGGCCGATCGCCAGCTACGCCGGCCTGCTGCACATGACGGTGCATTCGCTGGTCAAGTCCGCAATCTTCTTCGCTGTGGGCCACGCCGCGCAGAAAGCGGGCACGCAAATCATGGACGACATCCGCGGGCTGATCCGTGTCAGCCCCACCGTCGGCTGGGGCCTGATGGTAGGCGCACTCGCCATCCTGGGCATGCCGCCGTTTGGGGTCTTCGCCAGCGAGTTCCTGATCGTCACGACCGCCATGCGCGAGCAGCCGTGGGCCACGCCCTTCCTGCTGATTGCTCTCGGATTGGCATTCGCCGCGGTGTTCAGCCGGGTACAACCGATGGTGTTCGGTGACACCACGCTCAAGCCGCTGGCGCATCCGCCAGCGCTGATCCCAGTGTTCGTGCACCTCGCCCTGGGGCTGATGCTGGGCCTCTATATTCCGCCCTATCTCGACACCTGGTACCGGCAGGCAGCCGCAATGCTGGGGAGCTAG
- a CDS encoding HPr family phosphocarrier protein — protein sequence MVEVTIEVTAGNGFQGRNSARLAFTANQFECKILLTSGPWIANAKNVMEVMRLSAQVGTHLGIQADGVDEAAAVVTIAALLRGEALPKSR from the coding sequence GTGGTAGAAGTGACGATAGAAGTAACTGCCGGCAACGGATTTCAAGGCCGGAATTCTGCACGGTTGGCTTTCACGGCCAATCAGTTTGAGTGCAAGATCCTGCTCACCAGCGGCCCCTGGATCGCAAACGCCAAGAACGTTATGGAGGTCATGCGCCTGTCCGCTCAAGTGGGGACACACCTGGGCATCCAGGCGGACGGCGTGGACGAGGCCGCCGCTGTCGTCACTATCGCGGCATTGTTGAGGGGCGAGGCGCTCCCCAAGTCTCGCTAA
- a CDS encoding ribbon-helix-helix protein, CopG family translates to MESKTARLTVLIDPEKKKAFEALCAAQDQTPSQVVRQMIRDYLQRYEVDYATRPTLGAPRSVAKEVGDA, encoded by the coding sequence ATGGAATCCAAGACCGCCCGCCTGACCGTATTGATCGATCCGGAGAAAAAAAAGGCCTTTGAGGCACTCTGCGCCGCCCAGGACCAGACGCCATCCCAAGTCGTTCGCCAGATGATTCGCGACTATTTGCAGCGGTACGAGGTGGACTACGCCACCCGGCCGACGCTCGGCGCGCCGAGGTCAGTGGCGAAGGAAGTGGGTGATGCGTAG
- a CDS encoding NADH-quinone oxidoreductase subunit B family protein, producing MWQILKQIAHTGIVTEPAPPGAGETASIQRIHRELLDILGQALTIRQVDAGSCNGCELEIHALGNPYYNIEGLGIKFVASPRHADMLLVTGPVSRHMEEALLRTYAATPEPKLVVAVGDCGCTGGIFGESYASCGRVANVIPVDVAVPGCPPPPIEILRGILSAVRQAGATRR from the coding sequence ATGTGGCAAATCCTCAAGCAAATCGCCCACACCGGCATCGTCACTGAGCCTGCGCCGCCCGGCGCGGGGGAGACTGCCTCTATCCAGCGCATCCACCGGGAACTGCTCGACATTCTCGGCCAGGCGCTGACGATCCGGCAGGTCGACGCAGGCTCGTGCAATGGCTGCGAGCTGGAGATCCACGCGCTCGGTAATCCTTACTACAACATCGAAGGCCTGGGCATCAAGTTCGTCGCCAGCCCGCGCCACGCCGACATGCTGCTGGTGACCGGGCCCGTCTCGCGTCATATGGAGGAGGCGCTGCTGCGCACCTACGCGGCAACCCCGGAGCCGAAACTGGTGGTGGCGGTAGGCGACTGCGGTTGTACCGGCGGGATCTTCGGCGAGAGCTATGCGAGCTGCGGCCGTGTCGCCAACGTGATCCCGGTCGACGTAGCCGTGCCGGGCTGTCCGCCGCCGCCAATAGAGATCCTGCGCGGAATACTAAGCGCCGTTCGGCAGGCCGGTGCCACACGGCGCTAG
- a CDS encoding fused MFS/spermidine synthase produces MHADRSSFEAYLKFLAEAANDGTPQVLETQHALSLHFDALATQSFMSRKDPDRLVLGYTRTMMGFLLLHPTPARISMIGLGGGSLAKYCYRHLPNTRIVAIEINPAVIALRDQFHIPPDDERLEVVCADGAEYVSNRNARPDVILVDGFLADGMPVQLGTADFYADCHARLTDTGVLVANFLESDPDIPLYLEEVSASFGQSISLSLSEDSCNYTLFAWKGAHKLPSLNALTARARILETAHSLNLTAAARRLKHGERLASDRAFWPKLGRSQTRY; encoded by the coding sequence ATGCACGCCGACCGCTCCTCGTTCGAGGCTTATCTGAAATTCCTGGCCGAGGCGGCCAACGACGGTACGCCCCAGGTGTTGGAAACCCAGCACGCCCTGTCACTGCATTTCGACGCGCTGGCCACCCAAAGCTTCATGTCGCGCAAGGATCCCGACAGGCTCGTGCTGGGTTATACCCGGACCATGATGGGATTCCTGCTGTTGCACCCAACGCCCGCCAGAATCTCGATGATCGGCCTGGGGGGCGGTTCACTGGCCAAATATTGCTACCGGCACCTACCCAATACCAGGATTGTGGCCATTGAGATCAATCCGGCGGTCATTGCCCTGCGCGACCAGTTCCACATCCCGCCGGATGACGAGCGACTCGAGGTAGTTTGCGCGGATGGCGCCGAATATGTCTCGAACCGGAATGCGCGACCGGACGTCATCCTGGTGGATGGCTTCCTGGCCGACGGCATGCCGGTGCAGCTTGGCACCGCGGACTTCTATGCCGACTGTCATGCACGCTTGACCGATACCGGGGTGCTGGTTGCGAATTTTCTCGAAAGCGATCCCGATATTCCGCTCTACCTGGAGGAAGTCAGCGCCTCGTTTGGTCAGTCGATATCGCTTTCCCTTTCCGAAGACAGTTGTAACTACACGCTGTTTGCCTGGAAAGGTGCGCACAAGCTGCCCTCCCTGAACGCGCTGACGGCGCGTGCGCGCATCCTGGAAACGGCGCATTCGCTGAACCTGACCGCGGCCGCTCGCCGCCTGAAGCACGGCGAGCGGCTTGCGTCGGATCGCGCCTTCTGGCCTAAGCTCGGAAGGTCGCAGACTCGGTATTGA